A genomic window from Corticium candelabrum chromosome 8, ooCorCand1.1, whole genome shotgun sequence includes:
- the LOC134183504 gene encoding uncharacterized protein K02A2.6-like translates to MRVHVDYVGPLLGKMFLVLIDAHSKWMEVEPVESATTKTTVEKLRKIFSTHGIPEKLVSGNGSVFISQEFTDFVKSNRIDHIKTAPYHPSSNGLGERAVQVLKKGLSLAKQGTLSYRLTQVFSYRITPHFSTGISPVELLMGCKLRSRLDLLHPNLEQTVHKKQWQQKQFYKGNRNSMIDLYNGVRVYVHNYNRGCPWVAGVVQSKTGPLSYNIKLDDGRVVKRHLDQIRKTLQSERHEGGEAEDLLAEPIHPKDKPCSRAMVPVSPGRPEE, encoded by the coding sequence ATGAGGGTGCACGTGGACTACGTTGGACCCTTGCTAGGGAAAATGTTTCTTGTACTCATTGACGCACACTCGAAGTGGATGGAAGTAGAACCTGTAGAATCAGCGACGACGAAAACTACGGTAgaaaaattaagaaaaattTTCTCAACTCATGGAATTCCTGAAAAACTGGTATCAGGCAATGGATCAGTATTCATCAGTCAAGAGTTTACCGATTTTGTAAAATCGAATAGAATAGACCACATTAAAACAGCACCGTATCATCCGTCAAGTAATGGGCTGGGGGAAAGAGCAGTACAGGTATTGAAGAAAGGACTGTCCCTAGCAAAACAAGGAACCTTGTCATATCGCTTGACACAAGTGTTCAGCTACCGGATTACACCGCATTTCTCAACAGGAATATCACCTGTGGAATTATTAATGGGTTGCAAATTACGGTCACGGTTAGATTTGTTACACCCCAACTTGGAGCAAACAGTacacaaaaagcaatggcaacagaaacaattctACAAGGGTAACCGGAATAGTATGATAGACCTTTACAACGGGGTGAGAGTCTACGTGCACAATTACAACAGAGGTTGCCCTTGGGTAGCTGGTGTGGTTCAGTCCAAAACAGGCCCCCTATCATACAATATCAAACTGGATGATGGAAGGGTAGTCAAACGACATTTAGATCAGATTCGGAAAACCTTACAATCGGAAAGACATGAAGGAGGTGAAGCAGAAGACTTACTGGCGGAACCAATACATCCAAAGGATAAACCATGTTCAAGAGCAATGGTACCGGTATCGCCGGGAAGACCCGAAGAGTGA